AACCTAGTACAGTACAATTATTTCATCGGCTCTTTAAGGTTGCGATTAACGCAGCAGTGGATGATGAAATTATTCCACGCAATCGTTTCAAGAAAATAACCATTCCAGTTGAAGAGGTAAACGATAACTTTCTCACAGCTAAGGAATTGAATGAATTTCTTAAAGCTGCTAAGGAATTAGAGAATATTACTAATTACACACTCATCTTACTTTTAGCATATACAGGTGTGAGGAAAGGTGAAGCTTTAGGGTTAAAGTGGAATAATATAGACTTAGAAAATAATAAAATTACCGTTGAACGTACTAGAGATAAAAAAGGGGCCCGTACTCCTAAAACGAAAAATAGTTACCGGACTATCAGAGTTGATAATATTTTAGTAAGCCAATTAAAACTGTACCGTACTTGGTGCAAGATGACAAAGCTATCATTCGGTAAACACATTTCAGACGATGACTTTGTTTTTATCTCATATCAATCTGGTACTCCAACCGGAGAAAACACATTAAAATATAGTTTTGACCGAATCATCAAAAAAACGAAGTTAAAACGAATTACTCCACATGGATTACGTCATACCCATGCAACTATTTTGATTAGCCAGAAACAACCTGTTAATGTTATTGCTGATCGGTTAGGTAATACACCCCAAATGATTTGGGATACTTACGGTCACATCTTTAAAGAGATGGAAGAAGAATCAGTTATTGCATTCAGCCAAGCATTACATTTCTAATATTGGGGGAGGTTTTGGGGGAGGTTTTCAATATAACCGCCTCAAGCCTTGAAAACACTAGGGTTTGTAGGACTATTGAGTTCTACTCTCGTTAATAGAGTGCATAAAGAACCCCAGCCGATTTGGCTGGGGTTTTTGTTTTTTTCTATTCCTCATCTCCTAGCCTTTGTTCTTCCAAGTTGGTCGATATAATCGAAAATGTGGTCGATATATTCGAAAAAGTGGTCAATATATTCGAAAATCCGCTGATATATTCGAAAATGTGATCGAAAAAGCTAAAAACTGATATCTTATTTATAAAAGAAACAGCCACCTGGGTTCCAGGATGGCTGTTTTCTTCATATATATAGCTGGTTTTCCACATCAAACTCTAGTATTTAATCATAAAGTACTTCTTCTTGCCGCGGCGAACGATCGTGAACTGTCCATCGATCTTGTCTGCACCGCCAAGTACATATGCCGTATCGGTTACACGCTCTCCGTTCAGGGAGACAGCGCCGTTTGATACATCTTCACGCGCCTGGCGCTTGGATGGCGAGATTTTTGCTGCAACGAGCAAGTCGACTAGACCTTGTTCTTCTTCCCCTTCAACTGTAAAAGAGGGAACGTCCTTGAAGCCTTGCTTGATTTCATCAGCGCTCAGGTTTTTGATATCACCGCTGAAAAGGGCTGCTGAAATCCTGATTGCCTGCTGAAGGGATTCTTCACCATGGATCATGCGTGTCATTTCTTCTGCAAGAGCTTTTTGAGCCTTGCGAAGATGTGGTTCTTCCTCTACCGCTTTTTCCAACGCTTCGATTTCTTCTTTTTCTAAGAAAGTGAAGAATTTCAAGTACTTCACAACATCAGCATCAGCTGTGTTAATCCAGAACTGGTAGAACTCATATGGTGACGTTTTTTCCGGGTCAAGCCATACAGCGCCGCTTTCTGACTTACCGAATTTCGTTCCATCTGCTTTCGTGACAAGCGGAATTGTCAGGCCGAAAGCCTTTGATCCTTCTGCAGACATTTTACGGATCAATTCGAGACCAGTCGTAATATTGCCCCACTGGTCGCTTCCTCCAATCTGGAGCTTACAGTCGTGTTTTTCATATAAATGGAAGAAATCCATCGCTTGCAGGATCGTGTAAGTGAATTCTGTGAACGAAATACCTGTTTCAAGCCTTGAAGCGATTGTATCCTTGGCCAGCATGTAATTTACGCCAACATGCTTACCGAAGTCACGCAGGAATGTAACGACATCCATGGACCCGGCCCAATCGTAATTGTTGACCATCAGCGCACCGTTTTCACCTTCCACGCTGAAAATTTGCTCCAACTGCTTTCTGATTCCGTCTACATTCAACTGAACCTGTTCCAGGGTTTGCAGCTTACGTTCCTCACTCTTTCCGCTTGGGTCACCAATCAGACCAGTCGCTCCTCCAACCAGGACGATCGGGCGATGACCTGCATTCTGGAAGCGGCGCAATGTTAGAAACGGAAGAAGATGCCCAATATGCATGCTGTCCGCTGTTGGATCAACACCACAGTAAAGTGAAATTTTCTCCTTGGATAGCAGGTCCTTTATTCCCTCTTCATCTGTTTGCTGGTAAATAATCCCGCGCCATTCGAGATCTTTAAGTAATTCCATTTCTTCTTCCTCCATTCAAAATATATTTCGCAACCGGATTTTCGCCCAATAAAAAACGCCCTGCAATAAATGCAGGGGCGCTGTATGCGCGGTACCACCCGGCTTGAAAACAAAATAAAAAATGTCTTCCACTCAATAAAATAACGGTTAAACCGTCCGCGGCTACTAAGTTCTCTGTTCACTGCGGCGCTCGGGGAGGTAATTCGTCCTTCTGTTTGTACCGGCTCACAGCACCCGCCGGCTTTCTGGAACATTGACAGAAGCACTACTCATTCCCTTCACAGCTTTTTGCTATAAAGTTAATAAAGCATTTTTACCATAAAGGACTAATAGTTGTCAAATTCGACATAAATTTTCAGAAAAATTCAGATTAACATCTATTCGACAGCATGTTTATGCTATAATGTATGTGATTTTAGGGGGAATGATATGAATGCATGAAGGAAAACAGGCTTGGAAAGAGAAGCTTAAATCCTTTGGTGCTTTTTTTACGAATAAAAAGACCGTAAAAGGAGCCCGGATTACTTATTCGGTTGTCTGGAACATGCTGTTGTTATTGATCATTGTATTGGTTCTCGGCGGCGGCTTCGCCGCAGGAGCAGGTGCCGGCTACTTCGCATCCCTTGTCAAAGATGAACAAATCCGACCTTATGAAAACATGAGGAAAGATATTTACAACTATGAAGAAACCTCGGATTTATATTTTGATAATGATGTCTATCTTGGCAAGCTCCGAACAGATCTCTACCGTGAGGAAGTCAAGCTTGACGATATGTCAAAGCATTTGATAAATGCTGTAGTCGCAACGGAAGATGAGTATTTTTACGAGCATGATGGAGTTGTTCCAAAAGCTATCTTGCGTGCACTTTTCCAGGAGGTCACAAACTCAGCGACATCTTCCGGGGGAAGTACATTGACACAGCAGCTAATCAAGAACCAAATCCTGACGAATGAAGTATCATTCGAGCGAAAAGCGAAAGAAATCCTGCTCGCACTTCGTCTCGAGAAATTCTTTGATAAAAAAGAAATCCTTGAAGCCTATCTGAATGTCGCTACATTTGGACGCAACGCGAACGGCAGCAACATTGCCGGTGTACAGGCTGCAGCAAAAGGAATCTTCGGTAAAGACGCGAAGGATCTGTCCTTGCCTCAGGCCGCTTTCATTGCCGGACTTCCACAAAGTCCATTCGGCTATACGCCATTCAGCAGCGACCACGGCAAGCTGAAGGACCCAGCTGGGCTTGAGCCTGGCCTATCCAGGTACAAGACAGTTGTTTCGAGAATGCATGGAGCTGGATTTATTTCTGATCAAGAGTTTAAGGAAGCGATCAACTATGATATCACTAAAGACTTTGTAAAAGAGGTCCCAAGTGATAATACCGTTGAAGAATATCCTTTCTTGACGTTTGAAATTGAGGCCCGTTCTGTTGAGATCCTGGCGAAAATTTTAGCCGAGCGTGATGGCTATGAACTGCAAGATTTGAAAAAAGACGATAAATTGATGGCAGAATACGAGGCGCTTGCAGACCGTGATATCCGCCAGAATGGTTATAAGATCTACACGACCATCAATAAAGAAATTTATGAAAAGATGCAGGAAACTGCAAAGAATTACCCTTACTATGGAAGCGACAAACCTCAGGAAGTTCCGGATCCGGATGATCCGAATAAAACAACCGTTGTCAAAGAGCCGGTGGAAATCGGTGCTACTCTGATTGAGAACAAAACGGGTAAAATCATTAGTTTTGTTGGTGGCCGAAGCTTTAAGCGTGAACAGACGAACCATGCTTCAAGAGCTCCAAGACAAAATGGATCTACAATGAAGCCACTTCTGGTTTATGCTCCGGCTATGGAGCTCGGGACATTGCATCCTGGTTCAATCCTTCCAGACGTGCAGGTATTTTTAAATGGACCTAACAAGGCATGGCCTAATAACTATGATATGAGATACAGCGGATTGACAACAGCAAGACATGCACTAACAAAATCCTATAATGTACCAGCGGTTCTTGCATATAAAAATATACTGAATCAGCGACCTGCTAACTTCCTTGATAAAATGGGATTTTCGAATTTGCAACCAGATGATTATACCAACAAAGCTACCGCTATCGGTTCATTACGCGGAGGTGTTACTGTCGAAGAAAACACCAACGCATTCGGTACATTCGCTAATGGCGGGAAGTTCATTGATGCTTATATGATTGAGAAAATAGTCGACAAAAATGGTGAAGTCGTATTCCAGCATAAATCTGAACCAGTAGATGTGTTCAGTCCACAGACTTCTTACTTAACGATTGATATGATGCGTGACGTTATTAACAGAGGTACAGCTACAGCTGTTAAAAGCAGATTGAAATTCGGTTCTGATTGGGCTGGTAAAACAGGTACAGGTCATGAATATATAGATTCGTGGTTTGTAGCTACCAACCCTAATGTGTCTTTCGGTGTGTGGCTTGGATACGATACGCCAAAAGCACTTGAAAGAAGTTACAAAGGGCTAAGTTACGGAGTCCGAACCCAATACATCTGGGCAGACCTGATGAATGACGCTTATGATGTTGCTCCTCAGTTAGTCGACCCTGAAGAACGATTCAAGATGCCTGGCGGAATCGTCAAGCGATCATATTGTGCAGTTTCCGGTTTGCTGCCTTCAAGTGCATGTTCGAAAGCAGGACTTGTTGAATCGGATTACTTTATTGCCAAATATGCTCCAACTAAGGTAGATGACAGCCTGGTTGAAAATAAATTTGTTACTGTAGGAGACAAGCGCTATATTGCCCTTGATTCCACACCAGCAGAATTCACAGATACAGGTGTCATTTTGAATCCAGAGTATATGGAAAGCATTATCGGCCATAAAATCAGGAACCCTCAGCAGTTGATCCCTAAAAAGGATGCATGGAACAAGATTCTTGTTGCGAATGATAAGCTGAGTGAAAATGGCAAGACTCCTGGAGCATTGGGAATCAAGCTTTCCGGCAAGACCATCACATGGGGCAAGCACCCGGATAATGACATTGTCGGCTACAGGGTCTATAACAACAAGAAGAAAGTCGGCAGCATCAAGGCAGGGGAAGCTCTGAGTTTCAATGCAGGTGACGGATCATTCTATGTAACGGCAGTCGATATTGCCGGGAAAGAATCAGCACCTTCCAATATCATTGAAATTGGACAGAAGCCAGAGCCTAAGGATCCTCCGGCCGACCCTAAACCGAAAGATCCTCCGCCAACTGACCCTAAGCCAAAGGATCCACCTAAGCCACCACCGCCGCCACCTCCAGGAGATGGTGATGGTGATGGTGATGGTGACGGAAATGGTAATGGCGATGGAAACGGGAATGGCAATGGAAATTAGCATATAAGCAAGAAGAACACCGCTTCCCTATTGGAGCGGTGTTCATTTTTTTCAGGCGCAAAAAGAGCGTGAAACCTGGTTTCACGCTCTTTCAACCTTCCTATTAGTCTTCCATTGTAGAAAGGTCACCGGTTGGGAGGTCAAGTTCCCATGCCTTCAATACACGGCGCATGATCTTACCGCTACGTGTCTTAGGAAGCTTGTCGCGGAATTCGATTTCACGTGGAGCAGCATGTGCAGCAAGGCCTTTTTTAACGAATTGGCGAATCTCTTCGATCAATTCGTCCGACTGCTCATAACCGTCACGCAATGCGATGAACGCCTTGATGATTTCACCGCGGACCGGATCTGGCTTGCCAATGACACCAGCTTCAGCTACTGCAGGGTGTTCAACCAGCTTGCTTTCAACTTCAAATGGTCCGACACGCTCACCAGAAGTCATGATGACATCATCAATTCGTCCCTGGAACCAGAAGTAGCCATCTTCATCCATATACGCTGAGTCACCGGAAACGTACCAGTCACCAGGCATGAAGTAAGATTCATACTTCTGCGGGTTGTTCCAGATTGTATGCATCATCGATGGCCAGCCCTTTTTAATCGCCAGATTGCCCATTCTGTATGGCGGCAATTCATTGCCCTGATCATCGACAATCGCAGCTTTTACGCCAGGGATTGGTTTACCCATTGATCCAGGCTTGATTTCCATGCTTGGATAGTTACAGATCAATTGTGCTCCTGTCTCCGTCATCCACCATGTATCATGGATGCGCAGGTTGAACACCTTCATTCCCCATCTTACAACTTCAGGGTTCAACGGTTCACCGACACTCAGGATATGGCGAAGGCAGCTAAGGTCGAACTTCTTCACTACTTCATCCCCTGCACCCATTAGCATCCTGAATGCTGTAGGAGCACTGTACCAAACAGTCACTCCGTACTCTTCGATCATCTTATACCATGTCTCCGGATTGAAACGCCCGCCAATGATGACATTGGATGTTCCTGCAAGCCACGGGCCAAAAATCCCATATGATGTTCCTGTTACCCAGCCTGGATCCGCGGTGCACCAGTAGACATCATCTTCTTTAAGATCAAGTACCCATTTGGCCGTTTGATAATGCTGGACCATCGCATTATGTACATGAAGTACGCCTTTAGGCTTTCCAGTCGAACCGGAAGTATAATGCAGGATCAGGCCATCTGTACGGTCAACCCACTCGATATCAAGCTTTTTGCTGGCTTCAGCTAGCTTTTCCTTGAAATCAACATACTTATCGTTTTCTTCAATATTGTCACCAACAAGAAGAATATGCTTCAAGTCAGGGAGTTCATCCACAGGAACACGCTCAAGCAGCTCAGGCGTCGTTACTAGTACCTTTGCCCCGCTGTCCTGAAGTCTGTCACGGACAGCGCCTTCCATGAATGCTTCGAAAAGAGGGCCAACAATTGCGCCTAGCTTGACCGCCCCGAGAACAGCAAAATATAGTTCTGGAGAACGAGGCATGAAGATGAACACGCGGTCGCCTTTTTCGACATCACCATAAGTTTTAAACACATTGCCCGCTTTATTGGAAAGCTCCTTCATTTCTTTATAAGTATATTTTTCTTTGCGCACCCCATCCTGATAATAAAGCGCAACTTTATTTTTCCTGAATCCTTCAGCATGGCGGTCGATCGCTTCATAAGCCATATTGACTCTGCCTGTCTCAGACCAGGAAAACTCTTTCTCCGCTTCACTCCAATCAAATTGGCCATGAAGCTCTTGATAATTCTTTAAGTTATGATCCCCTTGTGTAACTGGTAGCGCTTCCACTTTCATATATCCATCCCCCTTGGCTTTATATTTAAAATACATTATAGTATAAAAATTCGATTTTCTCAATTTTTAAAATATTAATAGAAGATAAAAGACTATTTTTGGTTTGCTATCCCCCACCGAAAAGTCATAAACTAAATACAGAAAATTTTGTGAAAGCGCTTTTATTTGTTAGATTTTATGTATAATAGAATTATCGTTTGAAATGTTGACGGGTGGTGACTGAATGGAACATAAAAAGACTTATAACGCAAAAGAATTAAAGACTCCTCATGGCCGTTTGATCATTGAAGGCCCTATTTCTCCGGAAAAACTGGCAAGCTATGAATTCCACGAAGATTTAGTGGCATTCCGTCCCCCTGCCCAGCAGCACAAGGCATTGGTTGAGATTGCCGGACTGCCGGAGGGCAGGATCATCGTAGCTCGCTCAGGCCATATGATTGTCGGCTATGTTACTTATCTATATCCTGACCCACTCGAAAGATGGTCTGAAGGAAAAATGGAAGATTTAATCGAACTTGGTGCAATTGAGGTCATTCCAGAATTCCGCGGCAGCCGAGTTGGCAAGAATTTGTTGATGGTTTCCATGATGGATGACGCAATGGAAGATTATATCATTATCACGACTGAATACTACTGGCATTGGGACCTAAAAGGAACCGGCTTGAATGTTTGGGAATATCGCAAGGTCATGGAAAAAATGATGAATGCCGGCGGCCTTACCTGGTACGCGACAGACGATCCCGAAATCAGTTCCCATCCAGCAAACTGCCTGATGGCACGTATCGGAAAAAGAATTCCGCCTGAGTCCGTCCAAAAATTCGACCAGCTGCGGTTCATGAACCGTTTTATGTATTGATGATTAATAAGAAGCCTCATCATGCAAGGAGGAAGGAATCATGATCGTCGAGGAAATTATGAAAAGAGAGGTCACGACGCTTTTCCCTGAGAATACAATCGCGGATGCAATCAAGCTAATGGCAGATAAAAAAATCCGCCATATCCCGATTGTAGATAAGGACCAGGGTGTCATCGGCCTGGTGTCTGACCGGGACATCAAGGATGCCGCTCCGTCCGTTTTCCATTGGGATGAGCATAAGGGTGAACTTGAGAACCCAGTCAAGTCGATTATGACGACTAATGTAATCACTGGACATCCACTCGATTTTGTCGAGGAAATCTCGGCAATCTTTTATGAACATAATATCAGCTGCCTGCCAATCATCAAGGATAAGAAACTGGTGGGCATCGTTACTGAAACAGACCTGCTCCATACTCTTGTTGAGCTTACAGGTGCCCACCAGCCGGGATCGCAAATAGAAGTAAAAGTGCCAAACAAAGCGGGAATGCTTTGTGAAATCGCATCTGTCATCAGCATGAGGAAAGCAAATATCCAGAGCGTGCTTGTATACCCTGACCAAAAGGATGAACGTTACAAAATCCTCGTTGTGAGGATCCAGACGATGAATCCAATCGCGGTGATCAAGGACTTGAAGAAAGCCGGACATCATGTACTCTGGCCGAATCTGCCGGGTGTCTCATCATGAGCGACCGCTCTGTATTCGTCTTTTCAGAAGAGCTGCTGAACTATCGCTTCAGCAGCCACCATCCCTTCAACCAGATGCGGTTGAAGCTTACGCTGGATTTGCTGCGCAAGATTGGCGCAATTGAAGATCAACAGATTGTTGCGCCTCGGATGGCAACGGATGAGGAACTGCACCTCGTTCATGATCCCAATTTTGTAAACGCTGTTAAGCTTGCTGGCCAGGGAAAGCTTAAGGGTGAATCAGCGGAAGGCTATGGATTGGGAACGGAAGACACACCGATTTTTGCAAATATGCATGAAGCAAGCGCTCTGCTTGTCGGGGGTACCTTGACAGCCGTAGACTATGTCATGACCGGCAAGGCCAATCACGCACTTCATCTTGGCGGCGGCCTCCATCATGGCTTCCGTGGAAAAGCATCAGGCTTTTGCATTTATAATGACAGCTCTGTGGCGATAAAGTATTTGCAGGAGAAATACAATGCCCGCGTATTATATGTCGACACAGATGCCCATCACGGCGACGGTGTCCAATGGTCATTTTACGATGACCCTAATGTCTGCACTCTTTCGATTCATGAAACGGGACGCTACCTTTTCCCGGGGACTGGCAATGTGAATGAGCGCGGCCAGGGCAAAGGCTATGGATATTCATTCAATATCCCTGTCGATGCCTTCACAGAGGATGACTCATGGCTGGATGCCTATAGACATGCACTGATGGAAGTGGCTGAGTTTTTCAAACCCGACGTGATTCTGACTCAAAATGGCGCAGATGCACATTATCTCGATCCATTGACGCATTTATCGAGTACGATGAGAATCTACCGGGAAATCCCCAAGCTTGCGCATGAAGTCGCACATAAATATTGCGGCGGCAAATGGATTGCCGTAGGCGGAGGCGGCTACGATATTTGGCGTGTAGTCCCAAGAGCCTGGTCACTGATCTGGCTTGAAATGATTGAAAACTCAAACTGTTATGGCAGCTTGCCGCAGGAATGGCTAGATCAATGGAAGGATCAGGCACCAGTCGAACTGCCAAAGGAATGGGACGATCCTGAAGATTTGTATCCGCCGATCCCGCGAAAACCTGAAATCACGGAAAAGAATGCGCAGACAGTGGAGAAAGCATTGTATCCGATCCGTTCTAATAAAAAATCAGAAACTGTGTAAGTTTTAAACCGGGAGCATTACTTGGGCCCGGTTTTCTTATGTTTGTTTTTAAAAGGGGCAGTAAAGTCGTACTGGGTTCGGACAAAGTTGCGCTTCCCCTGCTAATTTTGTCCGAAATGGCCATTGGTTCAGACAAAGTTACGGCTTCTCCTTTTGATTTTGTCCGAAGTGATCCAATGTTCAGACAAAATTATGAGTTTTCCTCCCGATTTTGTCTGAAGTGACACCGGGTTCAGACAAAGTTACGGATTCTCCTCCTGATTTTGTCTGAAGTGGCATCAGGTTCAGACAAAATTATGGCTTCTCCTCTTGATTCTGTCTGAAGTGACCTTAGATTCAGACAAAGTTACGGATTCCCCTCTTGATTTTGTCTGAAGTGACCCCGGGTTCAGACAAAATTATGAGTTTCCCTCCCAAATTTGTCTGAAGTGACCCCGGGTTCAGACAAAGTTACGGATTCTCCTCCTGATTTTGTCTGAAGTGGCATCGAGTTCAGACAAAGTTGCGGCTACTCCTCTTGATTTTGTCTGAAGTGGCATCAGGTTCAGACAAAATTATGGCTTCTCCTCTTGATTTTGTCTGAATTGACCTTAGGTTCAGACAAAGTTACGGATTCTCCTCTTGATTTTGTCTGAAGTGACCCCAAGTTATGACAACATTACGAGTTTTACTCTTGATTTTGTCCGAAGTGATCCCAGGTTCAGACAAAATCACGGCCTCTCCTAATGATTTTGTCCGAAGGGACTACTAGTTCGGACAATATTACGGGTTTCCCTCCTGATTTTGTCCGAAGTCATCACTGGTTCAACAAAGTTACGGCTTCACCTTTTGATTTATTAAGTGACATCAGGTTCTACTGTTTTCCTAATTATGATCGTTGCTCCCCCGTAAAAAGCCCCTTGCATCATCTGCAAGGGGCTGCTCTGTTATTTCGTTGAATTCCTGTTTTCGATTCGGTGCGGAAGGACGACGATATTCTCATCTACATTTTCTTTGTTCATATACTTCGTCAATAAACGCATGGCAACTGCTCCGATATCATATAACGGCTGGACAATTGTTGTAAGCTGTGGACGTACCATAAGAGTAAGTCTAGTGTTGTCGGAAGCGATTACTTCGAAATCATCAGGGACGCTGTAGCCGCGGTCAAATGCTCCATGGATGACTCCAAGTGCCATCTCATCCGAACCGACAAGAATGGCTGTTGGCTTCGTATCAAGCTCAAGGATCCTTTCAATTGCCTCGAGACCTGAGTCATATGTGTAATCTCCTTCGACCACAAGCTCTTCGTTGTACTGAATTTCCGCATCTTTTAATGCACGCTTATAGCCTTCGAGCTTTTTATCCTTGTTGATTGGCTCGAGCTGCGGCCCAATAACGAAGGCGATATCCTTATGGCCTTTTTCGATAAAAGTGGATACAGCGTCAAAAGTTGCCTGCTCGTAATCAATATTGACGGATGGGATTTCACCTGTTTCCTCGATTGATCCAGCCAGGACGATTGGCACAGGAGACTTCTTGAATTGTTCCACATGCTCGGCCTTGATATTGCCGCCCATGAAGACAATTCCGTCAACCTGTTTGCCAAGCATTGTGTTCAGCAAATGAAGTTCTTTTTCGATATTTTGGTCAGAGTTGCTCAGGATAATATTGTATTTGTACATCGTTGCGATATCTTCAATTCCCCTTGCCAGCTCAGCAAAAAACGGGCTCGCAATATCTGGGATGATGACGCCGACAGTCGTTGTCTTTTTGCTGGCAAGTCCCCTTGCTACTGCATTAGGGCGGTATCCGAGACGGTCAATGACCTCCATGACTTTCTTCCTTGTAGCTGGCTTCACATTGGGATTTCCGTTGACAACACGTGAAACCGTTGCCATTGAAACGTTCGCTTCCCGTGCTACATCATATATTGTAATATTCATCTATTTCACTCCTTCAGGTAATAAACGGCGCTTTTCAGTTAGTTTACAGCAAATATTGCCACAATAATCATATTTTAAGTTTGTGATTATATGTACAAGGATAATTATGTTATTAATCATACGACATCCTTATCAATCCCGCAATCTGAACATCTTAAATAAATGCTTTTTTTTATTATAAAAGCCTGTTAAAACCCAACTACTCCCCTGCAGTTTTGTCCTCTTCTTTTAAGTTACCCTGAAATAGGCCATAAAAAAACCTTCCTTATAAAAGGAAGGTTCCAAAACTTTATACTCTCACGAATGG
The window above is part of the Mesobacillus jeotgali genome. Proteins encoded here:
- the ccpA gene encoding catabolite control protein A, producing MNITIYDVAREANVSMATVSRVVNGNPNVKPATRKKVMEVIDRLGYRPNAVARGLASKKTTTVGVIIPDIASPFFAELARGIEDIATMYKYNIILSNSDQNIEKELHLLNTMLGKQVDGIVFMGGNIKAEHVEQFKKSPVPIVLAGSIEETGEIPSVNIDYEQATFDAVSTFIEKGHKDIAFVIGPQLEPINKDKKLEGYKRALKDAEIQYNEELVVEGDYTYDSGLEAIERILELDTKPTAILVGSDEMALGVIHGAFDRGYSVPDDFEVIASDNTRLTLMVRPQLTTIVQPLYDIGAVAMRLLTKYMNKENVDENIVVLPHRIENRNSTK